A portion of the candidate division WOR-1 bacterium RIFOXYB2_FULL_36_35 genome contains these proteins:
- a CDS encoding 50S ribosomal protein L9, with amino-acid sequence MKVILLEENRVTDVADGYARNYLFPQKKAILATPVNLKKFEAKLKAMESFLAQKKKEAEELAKQIEGKSLVIKAETGEEGKLFGSVTVQDIVDEMKKQHGIDLDKKKVNLNDHIKTLGEYSASVKFHHAVIAHIKIVVEKL; translated from the coding sequence ATGAAAGTAATCTTGTTAGAAGAAAACCGTGTGACAGATGTTGCTGATGGATATGCCAGGAATTATTTATTTCCGCAAAAGAAGGCTATTCTTGCTACTCCTGTCAACTTAAAAAAATTTGAAGCAAAATTAAAAGCTATGGAATCCTTCTTAGCTCAAAAGAAGAAAGAGGCGGAGGAGTTAGCCAAGCAGATAGAAGGAAAGTCTTTAGTTATTAAAGCTGAAACAGGAGAAGAAGGAAAGCTTTTTGGCTCTGTGACTGTTCAAGACATTGTTGATGAAATGAAAAAACAGCACGGAATTGACTTAGACAAGAAGAAAGTTAACTTAAATGATCACATAAAAACACTTGGTGAATATTCTGCAAGTGTTAAGTTCCATCATGCTGTAATAGCCCATATTAAAATTGTCGTTGAAAAGCTGTAG
- a CDS encoding AMMECR1 domain-containing protein, with protein sequence MWWLNLSKITDLAKKAIESYVEKGEIISPPYNLDIEMQKKAGVFVCIKKAGALRGCIGTFAPTKENVADEIIKNAIDSASKDPRFPKITKNELSEISVSVDILTDPVRVKNIRELDAKKFGIIVKSGFRRGLLLPDLEGVNTPAQQIEICRRKGGIGLEEEIELFKFEVRRFE encoded by the coding sequence ATATGGTGGCTAAATTTGAGTAAAATAACTGATCTTGCAAAAAAAGCTATAGAGTCTTATGTTGAAAAAGGGGAGATAATCTCTCCTCCTTACAACCTAGACATTGAGATGCAGAAAAAGGCGGGAGTCTTTGTTTGCATAAAAAAAGCAGGAGCATTGCGTGGATGTATAGGGACTTTTGCTCCTACAAAAGAAAATGTTGCGGATGAAATTATTAAAAATGCTATAGACTCTGCATCTAAAGATCCCAGGTTTCCTAAAATAACAAAAAATGAACTTTCAGAGATATCGGTTTCTGTAGACATTCTGACCGATCCTGTTCGTGTAAAAAATATAAGAGAGCTAGATGCTAAAAAGTTTGGTATTATAGTAAAATCAGGCTTTCGACGGGGATTGCTTCTTCCTGATTTGGAAGGAGTTAATACCCCTGCCCAGCAGATTGAAATATGCCGGCGCAAAGGTGGAATTGGACTTGAAGAAGAGATAGAATTGTTTAAGTTTGAAGTCCGAAGATTTGAATAA
- a CDS encoding redox-regulated ATPase YchF: MGFSLGIVGLPNVGKSTLFSALSHNQVDIQNYPFTTIKPNVGIVAVPDERLAFIHKNLQSAKAVPTTIEFFDIAGLVKGAHKGEGLGNQFLSQIRNVDAIAHVVRCFKSEQITHVSGTLQPIKDIELIEAELILADLALVEKKRLDLKSRAKTGDKKMLSELDICEKLVKHLGEGHLAIQFNFPDNMEDLKIALPLLTFKPVLYVANVDESGNIEMVEKIKEFAAPKGFFVVSICSKLELELGDMDQDDAEEYRKSSGVDKNGLGALISVGYKLLDLITFFTSNNKESHAWTIKRGATVQKSAGKIHSDMENNFIAAEVIHFNDFSIFSKIELLKQKGLVHLEGRDYIMCDGDIVYIRFS, translated from the coding sequence ATGGGTTTTTCTCTTGGAATAGTCGGGTTGCCAAATGTTGGGAAGTCCACTCTTTTTTCTGCGCTATCGCATAACCAGGTTGATATACAAAATTATCCCTTTACTACTATTAAACCAAACGTTGGTATTGTTGCCGTTCCGGATGAGAGGTTGGCTTTTATTCATAAAAATCTTCAGTCTGCAAAGGCTGTTCCGACGACTATAGAGTTTTTTGACATAGCAGGATTGGTTAAGGGAGCACACAAAGGGGAGGGGCTTGGCAACCAATTTTTGTCTCAAATTAGAAATGTAGATGCTATAGCCCATGTTGTCAGGTGTTTTAAATCAGAGCAAATTACACATGTCAGCGGAACTCTTCAACCGATAAAAGATATTGAATTGATAGAAGCTGAACTTATCCTTGCGGATTTAGCACTAGTTGAAAAAAAGAGATTAGACTTAAAATCCCGCGCAAAAACAGGGGATAAAAAGATGTTGTCAGAACTTGATATTTGCGAAAAACTTGTGAAGCATTTAGGCGAGGGGCACTTGGCAATCCAATTTAATTTCCCGGATAATATGGAAGACTTAAAAATAGCACTCCCTCTTCTTACCTTTAAGCCTGTTTTATATGTCGCAAATGTAGATGAGTCCGGCAATATAGAAATGGTTGAAAAGATAAAAGAATTTGCTGCCCCCAAAGGTTTTTTTGTGGTTTCTATTTGTTCGAAGCTGGAATTGGAACTTGGGGATATGGACCAAGATGATGCTGAAGAGTATAGGAAATCATCTGGAGTGGATAAAAACGGTCTAGGAGCATTGATTTCTGTAGGCTATAAATTACTTGATCTTATAACATTTTTCACCTCAAATAATAAAGAATCCCATGCTTGGACAATTAAACGAGGAGCAACGGTACAGAAGAGTGCAGGCAAAATTCATTCTGATATGGAGAACAACTTTATAGCTGCTGAGGTCATTCATTTTAATGATTTTTCAATTTTTTCAAAAATTGAACTCCTTAAACAGAAGGGGTTGGTTCATCTTGAGGGGAGAGATTATATTATGTGTGATGGCGATATTGTTTATATAAGGTTTTCCTGA
- a CDS encoding 30S ribosomal protein S6 → MRDYEALVILKSSVGEDKLEAFISRAKKKIEGAGGEFVKSEKMGNRKLPFRMKKHKPSKDGIFILIKFKSDGDAVFALRDDFRVQEDIIRHMISRISEEQKILIEEPEIAVPEMANSEKTKEAVDGERQ, encoded by the coding sequence TTGAGAGACTATGAAGCTTTAGTTATTTTAAAAAGTAGTGTTGGAGAAGATAAGTTAGAAGCATTTATTTCTCGCGCTAAGAAGAAGATAGAAGGGGCTGGGGGCGAATTTGTAAAAAGTGAGAAAATGGGGAATCGCAAACTTCCGTTTAGAATGAAGAAGCATAAACCCTCAAAAGATGGCATTTTTATTCTAATTAAATTTAAAAGTGATGGAGATGCCGTTTTTGCTCTAAGAGATGATTTTCGTGTTCAAGAAGATATTATTCGCCACATGATTTCTCGCATATCTGAAGAGCAAAAGATTTTAATCGAAGAGCCGGAAATAGCTGTTCCTGAAATGGCAAATTCTGAAAAGACAAAAGAGGCGGTTGATGGCGAGCGTCAATAG
- a CDS encoding N-acetyl-gamma-glutamyl-phosphate reductase: protein MIKVGIMGVGGYAGQALLSLLLNHPEVKIEWIMSGEENEGKKIADRYPHLKNICDLASHPYDSLDNLLKKIDVVFLALPHGLSMNYVPKIIKLGKKAIDLGADYRFDDEEFFKKWYKLEHKDKKVLKETVFGLPELYRGKIKKAKLIGNPGCYPTAAILALAPLMKKKIIDFSFIVVDAKSGVSGAGRGLSLKTHFCERNEGVSAYSVNNHRHMGEINYQLGRMINKEINTTFVPHLIPMNRGILNTIYAKISAMKNQDAKDDLLGLYKSFYNGSPFVRIYEEGEPCTKNVFGTNYCDIGLSINYDTQTVIIMSAIDNLIKGAAGQAVQNMNLMFGLDETRGLKMAAIYP, encoded by the coding sequence ATGATAAAAGTGGGAATTATGGGGGTTGGTGGTTATGCGGGGCAAGCTTTGTTATCTTTACTTTTAAATCATCCTGAAGTAAAAATTGAGTGGATAATGTCGGGAGAGGAGAACGAAGGGAAGAAAATCGCAGACAGGTATCCGCACCTAAAAAACATTTGTGATCTTGCGTCTCATCCCTATGATAGCTTAGATAATCTGCTTAAAAAAATAGATGTTGTTTTTCTGGCTTTGCCTCATGGGTTGTCTATGAATTATGTTCCTAAAATCATTAAATTAGGCAAAAAGGCAATCGATCTTGGCGCGGATTATCGTTTTGACGACGAGGAATTTTTTAAAAAATGGTACAAGCTTGAACATAAGGACAAAAAAGTTTTAAAAGAGACAGTTTTTGGACTTCCGGAACTTTACAGAGGAAAAATTAAAAAGGCTAAATTAATTGGGAATCCCGGATGTTATCCCACAGCTGCAATATTGGCTTTGGCTCCCCTTATGAAAAAAAAGATAATTGATTTTTCTTTTATAGTTGTTGATGCCAAATCTGGTGTTTCTGGTGCGGGAAGAGGGTTGTCTCTTAAAACACATTTTTGCGAAAGAAATGAGGGGGTTTCGGCTTATTCTGTCAATAACCACCGCCACATGGGAGAAATTAATTATCAATTAGGAAGAATGATAAATAAAGAGATAAACACAACTTTTGTTCCACATCTCATTCCTATGAATCGTGGAATTCTTAATACAATTTATGCTAAAATTTCTGCCATGAAAAATCAGGATGCTAAAGACGATTTATTAGGATTATACAAAAGTTTTTATAATGGCAGCCCCTTTGTTCGGATTTATGAGGAGGGAGAACCTTGTACAAAAAATGTGTTCGGAACAAATTATTGTGACATCGGTCTTTCTATCAACTATGACACACAAACAGTCATAATAATGTCTGCTATTGATAATTTAATAAAAGGGGCGGCGGGCCAAGCCGTACAAAACATGAATTTAATGTTTGGGCTAGATGAAACAAGAGGGTTAAAAATGGCAGCTATCTATCCATGA
- a CDS encoding phosphoglucosamine mutase, whose protein sequence is MLKISISGVRGTVPDFLTPEVCLAFAKAFGTYMQGGTIVVGTDTRGSSEFIKGIILQGLLSCGCKVIDLGVATTPTVGVMVKELSAKGGLIVTASHNPEPWNGLKFIRSDGIFLNSKEFKQLLEIYNNKTFDENPGGSAKTYTKASDIHIERILRVIKSNKIRKAKLKVVIDSCNGAGSIITPLLLKKLGCEVIELNTTPATPFPRGAEPTPENITQLAEIVKRERADIGFAQDPDADRLAIVSEKGIPISEEYTLVLCTKYILATSSSSRKIVVTNLSTTSAIDNIAREFGAIVMRTKIGEVHVAEAIKEQKALIGGEGNGGIIFPEVGFNRDSLSGIALILMLLATQKKKLSEIVATIPQYILIKKKIECHSQQEALDFLENARIKFQKDSLDLTEGVKVIRKTGWLHIRASNTEPIIRIFAECKDKKTAEEFIFEALKD, encoded by the coding sequence ATGTTAAAAATCTCTATTTCAGGAGTACGCGGAACAGTCCCCGATTTTTTAACGCCAGAAGTCTGCTTAGCTTTTGCAAAAGCCTTTGGAACCTATATGCAAGGAGGAACAATTGTTGTAGGAACAGACACCAGAGGTTCTTCCGAGTTTATAAAAGGGATCATTCTTCAAGGCCTTCTATCTTGTGGTTGCAAAGTAATAGATTTAGGAGTAGCTACAACTCCAACGGTCGGAGTAATGGTTAAAGAGCTTTCAGCAAAAGGCGGGCTTATCGTAACTGCTTCTCACAATCCGGAGCCATGGAATGGATTAAAATTTATACGCAGTGACGGAATTTTTTTAAACTCAAAAGAGTTTAAACAACTTCTAGAAATTTATAACAATAAAACTTTTGATGAAAACCCGGGAGGAAGCGCAAAGACTTACACTAAAGCATCAGATATTCATATTGAAAGAATTTTACGCGTCATAAAATCAAATAAAATTCGCAAAGCAAAATTAAAAGTGGTAATAGATTCCTGCAATGGGGCAGGGTCAATTATTACTCCTTTACTTTTAAAAAAATTAGGCTGTGAAGTAATAGAACTTAACACCACCCCAGCAACCCCTTTTCCCAGAGGGGCAGAGCCAACTCCGGAAAATATAACACAGCTTGCCGAAATTGTGAAAAGGGAGAGGGCTGATATAGGGTTTGCGCAAGATCCTGACGCAGATAGACTTGCAATAGTTTCTGAAAAAGGAATCCCCATCTCTGAAGAATATACTCTTGTTTTATGCACAAAATACATTCTTGCAACAAGTTCTTCCTCGAGAAAAATAGTAGTTACAAATCTTTCTACAACCTCTGCCATAGATAATATTGCCCGCGAATTTGGAGCCATAGTAATGCGAACAAAAATTGGAGAGGTCCATGTTGCCGAAGCAATAAAAGAACAAAAGGCACTTATCGGAGGGGAAGGGAACGGAGGAATAATTTTCCCAGAAGTCGGATTTAACAGGGACAGTTTGTCGGGTATCGCATTAATTCTTATGTTATTAGCAACCCAAAAAAAGAAGTTAAGTGAGATAGTCGCAACAATACCTCAATACATTCTTATAAAAAAGAAGATAGAATGTCATTCACAGCAAGAAGCTTTGGATTTTTTAGAAAATGCAAGAATAAAATTTCAAAAAGATTCATTAGATTTAACTGAAGGAGTAAAAGTTATAAGAAAGACAGGATGGCTGCATATAAGGGCTTCTAATACAGAACCCATAATCCGCATTTTTGCCGAATGCAAAGACAAAAAAACAGCCGAAGAATTTATTTTCGAAGCTTTAAAAGATTGA
- a CDS encoding AmmeMemoRadiSam system protein B has product MILKYYNSLLYHMSMSVVFGAIMPHPPILIPEIGGKRIKDAASSAKALKEIVNRLKTKQFDSVIVITPHGNVSYVCLPVYSSPVFDGDFSSFGAPKLSFHFKGDVELALAIVKDNPNLTARNTETFLDHGLLVPLYYITNGGINKPILPVAVALFSLKQLFECGQMIARAAQKIGRRIAVIASADMSHRLTNDAPSGYHSEGKRFDETLVSLVEKYDVNGILNFPQKLANIAGQDALWSIAILLGAIDGLNFKQEVLSYEGPFGVGYMVAKFE; this is encoded by the coding sequence ATGATATTGAAATATTATAACAGTTTGTTATATCATATGTCCATGTCAGTAGTATTTGGCGCTATCATGCCTCATCCTCCCATTCTTATCCCTGAAATCGGAGGAAAAAGGATAAAGGATGCGGCTTCTTCAGCAAAAGCGCTAAAAGAAATCGTAAACAGATTAAAAACAAAACAATTTGATTCTGTAATTGTAATAACTCCTCATGGGAATGTTTCTTACGTTTGTCTACCTGTTTATAGTAGTCCGGTTTTTGATGGTGATTTTTCAAGTTTTGGCGCGCCAAAACTTTCTTTTCATTTTAAAGGCGACGTAGAGCTTGCTTTAGCTATAGTCAAAGATAATCCCAACTTAACAGCAAGAAACACAGAAACATTTCTTGATCACGGGTTATTGGTTCCGCTTTATTATATTACTAACGGTGGAATTAATAAACCGATTCTTCCTGTTGCGGTGGCTTTATTTTCTTTGAAACAGCTTTTTGAGTGCGGGCAAATGATTGCCCGTGCAGCCCAAAAAATTGGTCGCCGCATTGCTGTGATTGCGTCGGCGGATATGTCACATCGATTAACAAACGATGCTCCGTCTGGATATCATTCCGAGGGGAAACGATTTGACGAAACACTTGTAAGCCTTGTTGAAAAATATGATGTAAATGGGATATTAAATTTTCCTCAAAAACTTGCCAATATTGCAGGCCAAGATGCTTTGTGGTCAATCGCCATATTATTAGGGGCGATAGACGGTTTAAATTTTAAACAAGAGGTTTTGTCCTATGAGGGGCCCTTTGGAGTAGGATATATGGTGGCTAAATTTGAGTAA
- a CDS encoding 30S ribosomal protein S18 gives MNIKPKLNKKRKKKICLFCADKKELDYKDLPFVRKFISDRGKILPRRNTGCCSLHQRMVAKIIKRSRHIGLVPYTVS, from the coding sequence ATGAATATTAAGCCAAAACTGAATAAAAAAAGGAAAAAAAAGATTTGTCTTTTTTGCGCGGATAAAAAAGAGCTAGATTATAAAGATCTCCCTTTTGTCCGTAAATTTATCTCTGATCGGGGCAAGATTCTTCCACGGAGAAATACAGGATGTTGTTCTTTACACCAAAGAATGGTTGCCAAAATAATTAAACGTTCTAGACATATCGGGTTAGTCCCATATACAGTAAGTTAG
- a CDS encoding acetylglutamate kinase, with protein MFEHLIKRAKTVMEALPYLIKFSGKTVVIKYGGAAMENPELKNAVMRDIVLLKYVGINPVIVHGGGPEINLFLKRRGIEPKFVNGLRVTTLDVMSVVEHVLGNRINSEIVSLIKKNGGRAKGFFGRKGEVIKAKKHWAKDDKNRDLDLGFTGDVVGVRYRFLRRWMKLGYIPVLSPIGVGHRKKSYNINADSAAAAVAACLKASKLILMTNVRGVLDNKGELLSSINSKKASGMISSGQISGGMIPKIKSGLCAIKDGVEKVHIIDGRIPHAILLEIFTDYGIGTMVEN; from the coding sequence ATGTTTGAACATTTAATTAAACGGGCGAAGACAGTCATGGAAGCACTCCCATATTTGATAAAATTTAGCGGCAAAACCGTCGTTATTAAGTATGGTGGGGCGGCAATGGAAAATCCGGAGCTTAAAAACGCTGTAATGCGGGATATTGTTCTTTTAAAATATGTTGGGATCAATCCTGTTATTGTGCATGGGGGGGGGCCTGAGATAAATCTTTTTCTTAAACGAAGAGGAATTGAACCCAAATTTGTTAATGGTTTGCGGGTTACAACTTTAGATGTTATGAGTGTTGTCGAACATGTTTTGGGAAATCGCATTAATTCGGAGATAGTTTCTTTAATAAAAAAGAATGGGGGGAGGGCAAAAGGGTTTTTTGGAAGAAAAGGAGAAGTTATAAAGGCTAAGAAACATTGGGCGAAAGACGATAAAAACAGAGATCTTGATCTTGGTTTTACAGGAGATGTTGTTGGTGTTCGCTATAGATTTTTAAGAAGATGGATGAAGTTGGGATATATTCCTGTTTTATCTCCTATAGGTGTAGGACATAGGAAAAAATCTTATAATATTAATGCTGATAGCGCTGCTGCAGCAGTTGCTGCCTGCCTTAAAGCTTCGAAGCTTATCTTGATGACTAATGTAAGGGGAGTTTTGGACAATAAGGGGGAGCTTTTATCTTCAATTAATTCAAAAAAAGCAAGTGGAATGATATCTTCGGGGCAAATTTCAGGAGGGATGATTCCAAAAATAAAATCCGGACTTTGCGCCATAAAAGACGGGGTAGAAAAAGTTCATATAATAGATGGTCGAATTCCTCATGCGATTTTACTTGAGATATTTACTGACTATGGCATTGGGACAATGGTAGAAAATTAA